CAAGGGGTTCGGGCTGTCGATCGACGACTATGGCACCGGCTTTTCGTCGATGCAGCAACTCGCCCGCATCCCTTTCACCGAGTTGAAGATCGACCGCAGCTTCGTGCACGGCGCCAGCCGCAAGCCGCACCTGAAGGTGATCCTGCAATCGGCGCTCGACATGTCGAACCGGCTCGGGCTGGTGTCGGTCGCCGAAGGCGTCGAAACGATGGAAGACTGGCGCTTGCTGCAGGAATCCGGTTGCTCGGTCGCGCAGGGCTTCCTGATCGCCAAGCCGATGCCCGGCGATGAACTCGCGGGCTGGCTCAAGGGGCACCTCGGGCGGGTGCGTGAACTGCGGCAGGACAAAGGCGCACACTGAAGCGAGCATGCGCATGCGTGGCACCGGATCATGACGTCGAACACAACGCGAGGCTGCGACACGGCATGACGGCGACCGGGGGCTGGAGGACCACGCTGCTGGGCCGGCCGGGAAGCCTGGGGCGCCGCATCACCTTGCTGACCATGGCGGTCGGCACCGCGCTGACGCTGCTCGCTTCCTCGATCCAGCTCACGCTGGACTACCTGGAGTTGCGTCGCGGGCTCGATCGGCAGCTCGACCAGATCGAACTGTACCTGCCCAATATCGCGCTGAGCATATGGAATCTCGACGAGGATCAGGTCCGGCTCGCGCTCGCCGGCCTCACCCGCCAACCCAACGTGCGTTACGTTCAGGTGGCAACGCTTGGCATGAAATACCAGTGGGCGCAGGGCGAACGACCGTCGCGCAACGCGGTGGTCCGCACCTTCAGCATCAAGCCCCCTTCATCGCGCAGCGGTGAGGCGATCGGCGAGCTGACGGTGGTCGCGAGCCTGGACGGGCTCTTCTGGCAGATCGGGCAGCGCGCGCTGGTGATCCTGCTCAGCTTCGGCCTTATCGCGATTCTGCTGGCGGCCTTCATGCTGATGCTGACCCGGCGCCTGATCACCGGCCGGCTCGATGCGATTGGCGACAAGGTCGCCTCGCTCGGCGAAGTGCTGAGCGCCGGCGAGCAGCCGGTGGATTTGCCATCACACAAAACGCTTGAGACGGTCGATGAACTCGGCATGCTCGAACGCACGCTGGATCGCACGACGATGCGGCTGACGCGCGCATCGGAGGAAATCACTGCCGCGCAGGCGGCACTCGCAGAAAGCGAGTCGCGCTTCCGCACACTGGTGGAACAGGCGCCGGAAGCGATCTGCGTGTTTCGGGCGGATGGCCAATGGCGATTCCTGGACGTCAATCCGAGCGCGGTACGTCTGTTTGGCTGCGCGTCACGAGAGGCTTTGCTCGCCACGGATGTGAGATCGTTTTTTGATGTGCAACAGCCCGACGGGCGTTCGTTCGAGGAAACCGCCCGTTCGCGCAACGCCCGCACGCTGGCCGGGGAATCGAGCGAGCTCGAGCGCGCGATGCGCACGGCCGACGGGCGACTGATCTACTGCAACGTGCATCTGTCGCCAATGCCCGAGACTGATCCGCCGCTGATCCGTGTCACCTGCATCGATGTTACCGAGCGAAGGCAGGCAGAAGCGGCAGCGGTGGAATTGAGTACGCGCTTGCAGGCGGTGCTCGACGCGGCGCACGAGGTGTCGATCATCTCGACCGACGCGCAGGGCGCGATCCGTGTTTTCAATCGCGGCGCCGAGGCAATGCTGGGCTATTCGGCTGCGGAGATGATCGGCCAGACGCCGGCGGTTTTTCACCGCGAGAGCGAAGTGCGGATGCGCGCGCGCGAGCTGACGGCAGAGCTCGGGCAGGAAATTGACGGCTTCGAGACCTTCGTCGCGCTGGCGCGGCGCGGGCAGTCTGAAACCCGCAACTGGACTTACGTGCGCAAGGACGGGCAGCCCCTGCGCGTATCGCTGACCGTGAGCGCGGTCTGCGATGCGCAGGGCGCGATCGTCGGCTTCCTTGGCGTCGCGCGCGACATTACCCAGCAACTTGCTGCCGAAGGCGACCTGATCCGCTTGAACCTGCAACTCGATGGGCGTGTGCGCGAACGCACCAAGGCCCTGCAGGAGTCCACCGAACGCCTGCAAGCGGCGCTGGACGACCTGCAGCACACCCAGGTCAAGCTGGTGCAGGCCGAAAAGCTCGCCGCGCTCGGCAGCCTGGTGGCGGCGATCGCGCACCAGCTCAACACGCCGATCGGCAACTGCCTGATCACCGCGACCGCACTCAGCGAAGAAACCGCGGCAATGCGCCGTCAGCTTGCGGAAGGTGCGCCACTCAAGCGCTCGAGTTTTACCCAGTATGTCGACACCGCCGGCGACACCACCGAGCTCATCGTCCGTTCGCTGCAGCGCGCCGCGGCGCTGGTGGCACACTTCAAGCAGATTGCAGTCGATCAGCGGCATGAGCGCAGCGAGTTTGACCTGGCGGAAGCGGTGACGCAGGCCATCGCGATCGCGCGCGCCTCATGCAATGGCGCCCGCTTCGATACGCAGATCGAGGTGCCGCCGGGGCTGCGCATGGAAGCTTATCCGACCGCAGTCGAGCAGGTGATTTCCGATCTGGTCAGCAATGCGGTGTTGCACGCCTTTAGCGGGCGCGATCACGGCACCATGCGGGTCGCTGCGCGGCAGGACGGCGAGAACGTCGTGCTCAGCTTCAGCGACGATGGCTGCGGCATGGGCGAGGACATCCGGCGTCGTGTCTTCGACCCCTTTTTCACGACCGGCCTCGCGCGCGGCCACACCGGGCTCGGCCTGAGCATCTGCTACAACCTGGTGACCGGCCCGCTGGGTGGCCAGATGGAGGTGAGCAGTACGCCGGGCGTCGGCACCGTGTTCACGCTGACGCTGCCGCGCAAGGCGCCGGAGCCGGTGTCCGTTCCGGTGCTACCCGGCCAGTGAGGCCAGCAGTGCGAACAGCGCGTCCTGCTTGATCGGTTTCTGCAGCGCGCCGACGAAGGGCAGGCCGAGCGCACGGACAAGCGATACCACTGAGTCGATCAATACCGGGTCGCGTGCCGAAGCGATCACGATCGGCAGGCAGAAGTCGCGCTGGTGCATCTGCTGCAAGAGTTCGACGCCGTCCATGCCCGGCATTTCCAGATCGATGATCGCCACCGTCGGCAAACGGCTGCTTTCCGCCAGGCGTTCAAGCGCCTGTGCGCCGTCGGCCGCTTCGAGCACCTGTGTGATGCCGAACTCGCGGCACAGGGCGGCGGCGAAGCTGCGCTGCACGACGCTGTCGTCGACGACCAGGGCAGAGGAAACGGAGGGCGTAGCAGTCATCGCAGGGGCAACTTTCCGGAATGAGGGTGTCGGCCGTGAATGCCGAGCAATCTACACCTTTCGCCCGATCTGGCGGGGGGCTTCGACTGCACCTTGAGTTTCATCATCGCCCCGCGCTCTTGCGACCGGCGCCGGCGGCCGGCACGCTCACCAGCAGCACCCCGGCGACCGCACAGCCGAGCGCGATGCCGTGCGGCAATCCGAAATGCTCGCCAAGGAAGAGCACGCCGATGGTGGTCGAAGCCAGCGGCAGGGCAATCGTGAACACGCCGGCGTGGTTGGCAGGCACGCCGCGCAGGCCGCTCATCCACAACCACACCGAGAATACGCTGGCGCCGAGGGCGTAGAAGACCAGCAGGGTCCACATGCCCGGGGGCACGCTGGCGAAGCGGAAGTCGAGCGCCTGCCAGATGCCGAAGGGCGTCATCAGCAGGAAGCCGACCAGATTGATCAGCGCCGACACCCGCAGCGGTGGCAGGTGGGCGGAGACCTGCTTGCCGATCACCACATACGCCGCTTCGCAGGCGACTGCCCCGATCAGCAGCAGGTTGCCAGCGAGTGAGTTGACGCCGGTTGGGGCCTTCGACAGGCCCAGCGTTGCGATGCCGGCTACCGCGAGCAGCACCGCGAGCAGGTTGCGCGGGGCGAGGCGTTCGCCGAGGATCAGCCGCGATTGCAGCGCGACCATCGCCGGCAGGGTCGCGAGGATCACGCCAGCCGCGGTGGCCGAAGTCATCGACACGCCGTAGAGCATGCAGATCGAGAACAGGAAGTTGCCGAACAAACTTTGCAGGAACAACGCGCGCCAGGTCGAAGCGCGGATTTGTTCGCCCGGCTGCGGCAGCGTCTGCCGCAGCATCGCCAGCCCGCCGATGCCAAATCGCATCCAGGCGAGCAGAAAGACAGGGATCGTCGCGACCAGCGGTTTGGACAGGGCGACATAGCTGCCGACCACCGTCATCGAAAGGAAGAGCAGGGCGTAGCTGCGGAGCGGTTGTGCAGACATCGTGGCGGATCAGCGGGCCGGCGGTCGTTGCCGGCGTGCGCACGCGCAGCCCGGCAGCGCGGCTGCGCGTGAATCGGTTCGTCGGTGGTCAGTGCAGCTTTTCGGGCGAGCCGCAGCACTTCTTGAATTTCTTGCCGCTGCCGCAGGGGCAGAGGTCATTGCGGCCCGGCAGTTCAGGCGCGCGAATCGGCACGCGCGGCGCGGTGACGACGCGCATGTAGCGGCGCCAGAATCCGTACAGATACTGCAGGCCGGCGACCAGCGGGCTGAGCACCTCGTCGCGCTCGTCTTCGGTGAGCGGGTGTCCGGGCGACTTCTCGCCGCTGTCCATCGCGGCGATCAGGTTGAGCAGGGTGACGCACTCTTCGTCTTCTTCGAGCGCATCCCAGTGTTCCTCTTCCATCCATTCGAGCCCGTCGCGGAAGCCGCGCGCCCAGCCCTCGGCCAGCGGGTGGCCGCTCTCGTCCGGGTCGTCGAGCAGCGGGAAGTACATCGACTCCGAGCCCTCTTCCGCGCTGACACCCGACCAGTCTTCGCGAAAGCCGGTCGCCACCGTGTTCCAGTGCCGCATCAGCAACTCGATGGTTTCGCGCGCCTGCGCTTCCGATTCCCACTCCGGTTCCTCGACGCCGAGGACCGCCGGCACCCATTCGGAAGGCGGCACCATCTCCGGCCCGACCACCAGCGCGCAGAACAGGCCGTCCATCTCTTCGAGCGAGAGCGAATCGGGAAAGCGCGCCAGCAGGTCGTCGAGCGCGTCGAATTCGTCGTCGCTGAGGGGTTGGTGGATCTCGATTTCAGTGTTCATGGTGCATCCTGCAAAGAAGGGGCGCGCAATACGGCCGCCCCGGGGTCAGACCTTGGAGAGCAGCTTGAGCGCTGCGCGGATGCCATCGGAGACGCCGATGTCGGCGGGCAGCTGCTTGAGCGCCGCCTGCGCTTCCTTGTCGTTGTAGCCCAGCGCCAGCAGCGCGTTGGCGATGTCGCCCTGCGCACCCGCCGCGGCGCTGGCGGCATGTGCGTGCGCGGCAGGCAGCGCCTTGGGCAACTTGTCGCGCAGTTCGAGCAGCAAGCGTTCGGCCGTCTTCTTGCCGATGCCCGGCACCTTGGTCAGGCGCCCCGGCTCCTGCGATGCGACGACCTGCGCCAGTTCGTTCACCGACAGGCCCGACAGCACTGCCAGGGCGGTGCGCGCGCCGATGCCGGAGATCTTCAGCAACTGGCGGAAGGCGACGCGCTCTTCCTCGGCACCGAAGCCGTACAGGAAGTGGCCGTCTTCGCGCACTGCGAGGTGGGTGTGCAGCGTCACGGGCTGCCCGGTTGCGGGCAGGTTGTAGAAGGTGCTCATCGGCACCTCCAGCTCGTAGCCGACACCCCCGACATCCAGCAGGATCTGGGGTGGGTTCTTTTCGGCGAGGGTGCCGCGCAAGCGTCCGATCATGGATTCGACCAAGCATCAAAGCGGGAATTGTACGGCCTGCCGCGTATCACGCGATGGCAGGACCCCAACCGGTCGTCTAGGCTTAATGCGGGGCCCGAAAGAACAACGTAGCACGGGCCGGTTCGCAGACACTTACCAAGGGGGTTGGAGATGAAACGGATATCGATGGCTGTCGTGACCGCTGTTGCGCTGTCGCTCGGTCTGGCCGCATGTGGGGGCAGCCAGTACATCCTCAGTACCAAGGAAGGCCGGATGCTGGTTTCCGACGGTAAACCGCAGCTCGACGAGAAGACCGGCATGTACAAGCTGAAGGACGCCGACGGCAAGGCGACGATGGTGCCGAAGGCAGACATCGTTCAGATCATGGAACGCTGACCGTATCCCGTCCGCACGATCCGAAGGGCCGCTTGCGCGGCCCTTGTCAATTCCGGTGGCAGCCCCGGCTTCCCTCTGCTTGATCCTGCGCTAGTTCCCATCACACACCGGCCGGTATCCTTTTGCGCGCGTCGCTCGGAGCCGGCGCGCCACCGGATGGCTGGAAGCTGAAATGCGTGTGTTGTGGTGTCTTGTATTGCTGTTGCTGGGTGGCAGCGTGGGCGCGAGCCAGATCGAGGTGCGTTTTTCCCCCGGGCAGAGCCACGACGACAAGCGCTACACCTACTACTGGGAGTTGCTTGAAGCGGCGTTGTCTGCCACCCGTGCGAGCGACGGTGACTTCCGCATGACGCCGGTCGGCGAAACCATGAGCCCGGCGCGCGCCACGGCTGAAGTGGCCAGCGACGGCCTGATCAACGTCATCGTGCGCACCGCCGATGCCCGACTCGACAAGACCCTGCGACCGCTGCGGATTCCGCTCGACAAGGGGCTGACCGGTTACCGGCTGTTCCTCGTCAATCACGACGATCAGCCCGACATGGACCGGGTCGACAGCCTTGCCGATCTGCGCCGCCATGAGTTGGGGCAGGGGCGCGGTTGGGTGGACGTGGAGATCCTGCGATCGGCCGGGTTCAACGTGGTCGAGGGCGAGGGCTACGACTCGCTCTTCATGATGCTGGTTGCGCGGCGATTCAAGCTCTTTCCGCGGGGCATCAACGAGATCCAGGGGGAACTCGAGGCGCAGCGGGAGCGCTGCCCCTCCCTGGCAATCGAAAGACACCTGATCCTGTATTACCCGCTGCCGCGCTACTTCTACTTTGCGCGCACCGAAGCGGGCGAGCGCCTCGCACGGCGGGTGGAGGACGGCTTGCAGCGCTTGATCCGTTCCGGGGATTTTGAACGGCGTTATCGCGCCTACAAGAAACGGGTGCTGGGGAACCTGCCTTTGTCCGGCCGGCGCGTGTTCAGGATTGCCAATCCCGATTTGCCACCGGAAACACCGCTGAATCACGCGGCCTACTGGGACGATCTCGCGACCGAACTCCGTTGAGGCCGGCTCAGCGCAACGATGTCATGCCGCCGCTGCGGCTGGCGCACCGCACCGGCGGGGCTGCCGGGGGCGCGAGCGGCTCGCCTGACAGACGCCCTGCCGCGCCGCAAGCCGGCCAGCGGCTATTCGATGGGGTAGGCGACGAATTCAGGCAGCGTTTCTGCGCGCGCGGCGTGCGCCGCAAGCTTCGGGAGCGCCGCGCCGCTGAGCTGTCCGGGCAGGACAAACTGGACGAAGCGCCAGGCCACCGCGCAGGCCACATCGGCGGCGTCGGGTGTGCTGCCACCGAACCAGCCCTCGGCCGGCAGTTCGGTCTCGAGTAGTCCGAACGCGCGCTGCAACTGGCCGCTGATGCGCGCGATCCAGTCGTCCCAGCGCTTGTCCTCCGGCCGCAGCGCGATCTCGTAGTACCACTGCACGGCTTTTTCCATCGCGACCAGCGCAACGCCGACGCGGTAAAGCGCGCGTTGCCGGGCCGGATTGTCGGCCGGCATCAGGCGACGCTCCGCACTGGCCTGCGCCTCGATGTGGTCGAGGATCAGCGTGCTGTCCATCAGGATGCCGCCGTCGTCGCAGACCAGCGTGGGCGCCTTGATCAGCGGATTGATCGCGGCAAAGCGATCCATGTGGCGGAACACCGATACCGATTCGTGTTCGAGCGGAACGCCCATCAGCCGTGCCGAAATCGCGACGCGCCGCACATAGGGTGAATCGAGCATGCCGATCAGTTTCATCGCGCTTCCTCTTTCGTGGCATTGCCGGGCCGCGCGGCGCGCCGGGTGCAGTCCTCGGCAGTCTGGCGCAGGCGCGTCAGCACGGCGCGCGCTTCGTCGGGCGACTTGACCGGAATCTTCGCGTCGTAGCCGCTGCCGAAATTGCCGCCGCCGAAAGTGATCTGCACTGAATCAGCACGGGTTTCGACGTATTGGACGATGCCGAGGTTGATCCAGCGCTGGACGCCGTTTTCTGCCGGCAGCGCGAACAGGCAGAAGGCGGTGGAACCGTTCGGGCCGCTGCTTGCCGCAGTGGCGGGCCCTGCTGGCGTCGCATTCGTGCCGCTCGGCGCGCTCTGCGTCTGCGCGACAGCCTGCCCTGCGACCAGCAGTGTGAAGGCGACCAGCAACGGGACGACAGGCTTCATGAGAGTTCCTCGACAATGGCGAACAGCGACGGAATCACCTGCGCGCCCGACGCGAGTACATCAGCGTCGGGGGGCAGCAAATCGGGCACCACACGCACCTGCATGCCGGCGGCCAGTGCGGCACGCGCACCGGCGTTGGAGTCTTCCAGCGCGAGACAGTTCGCCGGCGCGACGCCGAGGCGCTCGGCCGCGGCGAGGAAGATGTCGGGCGCGGGCTTGCCGTGCGCCACCTGGTCGCCGCCCACCACCGCGTGCATGCGATGGGCAATGCCGCAGCATTCCAGTTTGAAGAGGGCGCGCCCGTGACTGGTCGAGGTCGCCACCGCGCGCGGCAGCGCGAGCGCGTCGAGCCGGTCGAGCAGTTCGGTGACGCCGGGCTTCAAGGGGATCTCGCCCGCCGCGATGACGGCTTCGTAGCGCCGTGCGAACTCGGCGCTGTGGGCCTCGACATGATCGGCGTGGCCGAAGAGCGCTTCCAGCAGCTGCGCGTTGTCACGCGCGTTGCGGCCGATCATCGCGAGCGCGGTTTCTTCCCGCCACGGCAGGCCCAGTGCGGTGCAAGCATCGCGACCGATGCCGAAGGCAATGCGTTCGCTGTCGAGCAGCAGGCCATCCATATCGAAGATCACGGCAAGGATGGTCATGGACGCTTCAGCTCACAGCAGCACGATGTCGAACTGCTCGGGGTTGTAACTGGTCTCGGCTTGCAGCGAGATCGGCTTGCCGATGAAGTCCGACAGCATCGCCAGCGACTGCGATTCCTCGTCGAGGAAGAGGTCGATTACCGACGGCGCCGCCAGCACGCGGTATTCCTTGGCGTTGAACTGACGCGCCTCGCGCACCAGCTCGCGCAGGATTTCGTAGGCCACCGTGCGCGAGGTCTTGATTTCGCCGCGGCCGCTGCAGGTGGGGCAGGGTTCGCACAGGATGTGGGCGAGCGATTCGCGTGTGCGCTTGCGGGTCATCTCGACCAGGCCGAGCGAAGTGAAACCACCGACCGATACTTTGGTGTGGTCGCGCGCCAGCGCCTTGTTCAGCTCGGCCAGCACGGTGCTGCGGTGCTCGTCGCTTTCCATGTCGATGAAATCGAGCAGGATGATGCCGCCGAGGTTGCGCAGGCGCAGCTGGCGTGCGATCGCCAGCGCCGCTTCGAGGTTGGTCTTGAATACCGTGTCGTCGAAGGTGCGTGCGCCGACGAAGCCGCCGGTGTTCACGTCGATCGTGGTGAGCGCTTCGGTCTGGTCGATGATCAGGTAGCCGCCGCTTTTCAGGTCGACCCGCCGCGACAGCGCCTTCTGGATCTCGTCTTCGACGCCGTGCAGGTCGAACAGGGTGCGTTCGCCGCTGTAGTGGTCGAGCAGCGATGCCACTTGCGGCATGTATTCCGTCGCGAAGGCATTTAGCTTCTGGTAGTTCTCGCGCGAGTCGATGACGATCTTCTCGGTCTCGGGCGACACCAGGTCACGCAGCACCCGCTGCGCCAGGTTCAGATCGTGGTACAGCGCCAGCGGCGGATGGGCGCCGACCGAGCGTGACTGGATCTCGCGCCAGATCTTGCGCAGATAGGCGATGTCGGCACCGAGCTCCGCATCGCTGGCGCGTTCGGCCATGGTGCGCACGATGAAGCCGCCGTTCTCGTCCGCCGGCACCAGCTGGTGCAGACGCTCGCGCAGCGCGAGGCGGCCTTCCTCGCTCTCGATCCGCTGCGAGATGCCGATGTGCTTTTCCTGCGGCAGGTAAACCAGCAGACGGCCGGCGATGCTGATCTGCGTCGAGAGCCGTGCCCCCTTGGTGCCGATCGGGTCCTTGAGCACCTGGACGACGAGGTTCTGACCCTCGTGCAGGATTTTCTCGATCGGACGCTGCACCTCGCCGGCATGGCGGTCGAACCAGATGTCGGCGACATGCAGGAAGGCGGTGCGCTCCAGCCCGATGTCGATGAAGGCCGACTGCATGCCCGGCAGCACGCGCACCACGCGCCCGAGGTACACATTGCCGACAAAGCCGCGCGAATGTTCGCGCTCGATATGCAGTTCCTGTACGACCCCGTTCTGCAACATTGCAACCCGGGTTTCCTGCGGCGTGAAATTGATGAGGAAGGATTCGCTCATGATGAAGCTCGAAGTGTGATGCGGGAGCATCCCTTTTCAGAGGTGCTCCCGCATCGCACACCGGCGGTGCGAATCCGGGTTGCTGCCGCATTCTAACCGCCCGTC
This region of Niveibacterium umoris genomic DNA includes:
- a CDS encoding PAS domain S-box protein, whose amino-acid sequence is MAPDHDVEHNARLRHGMTATGGWRTTLLGRPGSLGRRITLLTMAVGTALTLLASSIQLTLDYLELRRGLDRQLDQIELYLPNIALSIWNLDEDQVRLALAGLTRQPNVRYVQVATLGMKYQWAQGERPSRNAVVRTFSIKPPSSRSGEAIGELTVVASLDGLFWQIGQRALVILLSFGLIAILLAAFMLMLTRRLITGRLDAIGDKVASLGEVLSAGEQPVDLPSHKTLETVDELGMLERTLDRTTMRLTRASEEITAAQAALAESESRFRTLVEQAPEAICVFRADGQWRFLDVNPSAVRLFGCASREALLATDVRSFFDVQQPDGRSFEETARSRNARTLAGESSELERAMRTADGRLIYCNVHLSPMPETDPPLIRVTCIDVTERRQAEAAAVELSTRLQAVLDAAHEVSIISTDAQGAIRVFNRGAEAMLGYSAAEMIGQTPAVFHRESEVRMRARELTAELGQEIDGFETFVALARRGQSETRNWTYVRKDGQPLRVSLTVSAVCDAQGAIVGFLGVARDITQQLAAEGDLIRLNLQLDGRVRERTKALQESTERLQAALDDLQHTQVKLVQAEKLAALGSLVAAIAHQLNTPIGNCLITATALSEETAAMRRQLAEGAPLKRSSFTQYVDTAGDTTELIVRSLQRAAALVAHFKQIAVDQRHERSEFDLAEAVTQAIAIARASCNGARFDTQIEVPPGLRMEAYPTAVEQVISDLVSNAVLHAFSGRDHGTMRVAARQDGENVVLSFSDDGCGMGEDIRRRVFDPFFTTGLARGHTGLGLSICYNLVTGPLGGQMEVSSTPGVGTVFTLTLPRKAPEPVSVPVLPGQ
- a CDS encoding response regulator transcription factor, which produces MTATPSVSSALVVDDSVVQRSFAAALCREFGITQVLEAADGAQALERLAESSRLPTVAIIDLEMPGMDGVELLQQMHQRDFCLPIVIASARDPVLIDSVVSLVRALGLPFVGALQKPIKQDALFALLASLAG
- a CDS encoding DMT family transporter — protein: MSAQPLRSYALLFLSMTVVGSYVALSKPLVATIPVFLLAWMRFGIGGLAMLRQTLPQPGEQIRASTWRALFLQSLFGNFLFSICMLYGVSMTSATAAGVILATLPAMVALQSRLILGERLAPRNLLAVLLAVAGIATLGLSKAPTGVNSLAGNLLLIGAVACEAAYVVIGKQVSAHLPPLRVSALINLVGFLLMTPFGIWQALDFRFASVPPGMWTLLVFYALGASVFSVWLWMSGLRGVPANHAGVFTIALPLASTTIGVLFLGEHFGLPHGIALGCAVAGVLLVSVPAAGAGRKSAGR
- a CDS encoding UPF0149 family protein yields the protein MNTEIEIHQPLSDDEFDALDDLLARFPDSLSLEEMDGLFCALVVGPEMVPPSEWVPAVLGVEEPEWESEAQARETIELLMRHWNTVATGFREDWSGVSAEEGSESMYFPLLDDPDESGHPLAEGWARGFRDGLEWMEEEHWDALEEDEECVTLLNLIAAMDSGEKSPGHPLTEDERDEVLSPLVAGLQYLYGFWRRYMRVVTAPRVPIRAPELPGRNDLCPCGSGKKFKKCCGSPEKLH
- the ruvA gene encoding Holliday junction branch migration protein RuvA codes for the protein MIGRLRGTLAEKNPPQILLDVGGVGYELEVPMSTFYNLPATGQPVTLHTHLAVREDGHFLYGFGAEEERVAFRQLLKISGIGARTALAVLSGLSVNELAQVVASQEPGRLTKVPGIGKKTAERLLLELRDKLPKALPAAHAHAASAAAGAQGDIANALLALGYNDKEAQAALKQLPADIGVSDGIRAALKLLSKV
- a CDS encoding YgdI/YgdR family lipoprotein; translation: MKRISMAVVTAVALSLGLAACGGSQYILSTKEGRMLVSDGKPQLDEKTGMYKLKDADGKATMVPKADIVQIMER
- a CDS encoding glutathione S-transferase family protein — protein: MKLIGMLDSPYVRRVAISARLMGVPLEHESVSVFRHMDRFAAINPLIKAPTLVCDDGGILMDSTLILDHIEAQASAERRLMPADNPARQRALYRVGVALVAMEKAVQWYYEIALRPEDKRWDDWIARISGQLQRAFGLLETELPAEGWFGGSTPDAADVACAVAWRFVQFVLPGQLSGAALPKLAAHAARAETLPEFVAYPIE
- a CDS encoding HAD family hydrolase encodes the protein MTILAVIFDMDGLLLDSERIAFGIGRDACTALGLPWREETALAMIGRNARDNAQLLEALFGHADHVEAHSAEFARRYEAVIAAGEIPLKPGVTELLDRLDALALPRAVATSTSHGRALFKLECCGIAHRMHAVVGGDQVAHGKPAPDIFLAAAERLGVAPANCLALEDSNAGARAALAAGMQVRVVPDLLPPDADVLASGAQVIPSLFAIVEELS
- the rng gene encoding ribonuclease G, coding for MSESFLINFTPQETRVAMLQNGVVQELHIEREHSRGFVGNVYLGRVVRVLPGMQSAFIDIGLERTAFLHVADIWFDRHAGEVQRPIEKILHEGQNLVVQVLKDPIGTKGARLSTQISIAGRLLVYLPQEKHIGISQRIESEEGRLALRERLHQLVPADENGGFIVRTMAERASDAELGADIAYLRKIWREIQSRSVGAHPPLALYHDLNLAQRVLRDLVSPETEKIVIDSRENYQKLNAFATEYMPQVASLLDHYSGERTLFDLHGVEDEIQKALSRRVDLKSGGYLIIDQTEALTTIDVNTGGFVGARTFDDTVFKTNLEAALAIARQLRLRNLGGIILLDFIDMESDEHRSTVLAELNKALARDHTKVSVGGFTSLGLVEMTRKRTRESLAHILCEPCPTCSGRGEIKTSRTVAYEILRELVREARQFNAKEYRVLAAPSVIDLFLDEESQSLAMLSDFIGKPISLQAETSYNPEQFDIVLL